The following are from one region of the Rosistilla carotiformis genome:
- a CDS encoding NHL repeat-containing protein has translation MTLKTLLCATLVFSVGLVVGPASAVQRIEGRVAVAGGSIGNAEVTLWETTSEAPRKISATRTSQDGSFELSITDGNAEAGVYYLIAMGGVTNEEAEPNPSITLMTTLGPTPPDRVTINELTTIASAYTTAQFLHDGALRGNATGLRIAAGNVPNLVDLETGAHGPVIVNALNGPRTTTLAKFNTLGALLSACISGKPRVCEKLFEATTTPDGSAPSNTLSAMHNIARFPAHNATRIFDLFEALAPVPDGKRYRDVAFIPYLFHAPSAWTLSLVYAGGGFYAVGGAAIDGEGNFWTNNNWMPGSQTTIYQQFGGGEGKFAPNGKPLSPMITGFNGGGIDSPGWGIAFSSDDKVWVTNLIGRTISVLDRRTGKALSPEGGYNFDGKLGQMQGVLVAPNGDVWTVDNENNQIVHIPGGDISKGRILGRTVEGKPVDGTLQVKGPFGIAIDQQDRIWITNSASNTVTRFPASNPGQAEEFEVGFSPHAIAIDSKGNAWIGNLIGHPKVREKLALIKQKFEGEIEARKGSMTPDDVAANMWADLWEIINEYPGGDISMITPDGKVHGPFNADGAITGPWGIAIDGNDNVWVASSTSSSVTQLAGVRPETRPPGVKTGDPLTPHEGYLGGLQVIAPIAVDPAGNVWVGNGFHDTKAGFSKIPPEARSTQFGAHTIVVFFGVAKPVKPPLIGPVRGF, from the coding sequence ATGACTCTCAAGACTCTACTCTGTGCCACCCTAGTTTTCTCAGTTGGCTTAGTGGTCGGCCCAGCCTCCGCCGTTCAGCGCATTGAAGGAAGGGTTGCGGTAGCAGGCGGCTCGATTGGAAATGCCGAGGTCACTCTCTGGGAGACGACCTCGGAGGCTCCCCGGAAGATCAGCGCAACGCGGACGAGCCAGGATGGCAGCTTCGAATTGTCGATCACTGATGGGAACGCCGAAGCGGGCGTTTACTATCTGATTGCTATGGGGGGAGTGACGAACGAGGAGGCGGAGCCGAACCCGTCAATCACCCTGATGACGACCTTGGGCCCCACACCGCCAGATCGTGTGACGATCAACGAGCTCACCACCATCGCCTCCGCATACACCACAGCGCAGTTCCTTCACGATGGAGCGTTACGCGGTAACGCAACTGGCCTACGGATCGCTGCTGGCAATGTGCCGAATCTGGTGGATCTCGAAACGGGCGCCCACGGCCCCGTGATCGTGAACGCTTTGAACGGTCCTCGAACCACGACCTTAGCCAAGTTCAACACGTTGGGAGCGCTGCTCTCGGCCTGCATCTCGGGTAAACCACGGGTCTGCGAGAAATTATTCGAAGCGACGACGACGCCGGACGGGAGTGCGCCCTCCAATACGCTCAGTGCCATGCACAACATCGCGCGTTTCCCTGCCCACAACGCGACTAGAATTTTCGATCTTTTCGAAGCACTCGCTCCGGTGCCCGACGGGAAACGCTACCGTGACGTGGCATTCATCCCTTACCTTTTTCATGCGCCCAGCGCGTGGACCCTATCGCTAGTCTATGCCGGAGGCGGCTTTTACGCAGTGGGTGGTGCCGCCATCGATGGCGAGGGGAATTTCTGGACGAACAACAATTGGATGCCCGGTTCACAGACAACAATCTACCAACAATTCGGTGGCGGCGAGGGCAAATTCGCGCCCAACGGCAAGCCACTGTCTCCGATGATCACGGGCTTCAATGGTGGCGGTATCGACAGCCCTGGCTGGGGCATCGCCTTTTCGTCCGACGACAAAGTCTGGGTCACCAACCTGATCGGCCGGACGATTTCTGTCCTTGATCGCAGGACAGGCAAGGCGCTCTCGCCCGAAGGCGGCTACAATTTCGACGGCAAACTCGGGCAAATGCAAGGAGTCCTCGTTGCCCCGAACGGCGATGTCTGGACCGTCGACAACGAGAACAATCAAATCGTACACATTCCAGGAGGCGATATCTCGAAAGGTCGCATTCTCGGCCGGACGGTGGAGGGCAAACCGGTCGATGGAACGCTCCAGGTCAAGGGTCCATTCGGTATCGCCATCGACCAGCAGGACCGGATTTGGATTACGAACAGCGCCTCCAACACGGTGACCCGTTTTCCAGCGAGCAACCCCGGACAGGCCGAAGAGTTCGAGGTTGGATTCAGCCCGCACGCGATCGCGATCGACAGCAAGGGCAATGCATGGATCGGCAACCTGATCGGGCACCCCAAGGTCAGGGAGAAGTTGGCCTTGATCAAGCAAAAGTTCGAAGGCGAGATCGAGGCCCGGAAAGGCTCCATGACGCCCGACGATGTGGCTGCAAACATGTGGGCGGACTTGTGGGAAATCATCAACGAATATCCTGGTGGCGATATCTCGATGATCACTCCCGACGGCAAAGTACACGGCCCTTTCAATGCGGATGGTGCCATCACCGGCCCGTGGGGGATCGCGATCGATGGCAATGACAATGTCTGGGTGGCAAGCTCCACCAGCAGCTCCGTAACTCAGCTCGCCGGTGTTCGCCCCGAGACTCGCCCGCCGGGGGTGAAGACTGGCGACCCGCTCACTCCACACGAGGGCTATCTTGGCGGACTGCAAGTCATAGCGCCGATCGCTGTCGATCCGGCCGGTAATGTCTGGGTTGGCAATGGCTTCCACGATACGAAGGCAGGCTTCAGCAAAATTCCTCCTGAAGCCCGTTCCACCCAGTTCGGCGCCCACACGATCGTGGTCTTCTTTGGCGTGGCCAAGCCGGTGAAGCCCCCTCTGATTGGACCGGTCCGAGGATTTTAA
- a CDS encoding carbon storage regulator, protein MLVLARNPGQSIYICGKVIRVTVVRVLGNRIYLGFDAPREVDIVRSELVDDLGDDGDSANIKVEA, encoded by the coding sequence ATGTTAGTCCTAGCCAGAAACCCAGGCCAATCGATATACATTTGTGGCAAAGTGATCCGCGTTACCGTGGTTCGTGTTCTCGGAAACCGCATCTACCTTGGATTCGACGCGCCTCGCGAAGTTGACATCGTGCGAAGTGAGCTGGTTGACGATTTGGGTGACGATGGAGACTCCGCGAATATCAAAGTGGAGGCCTGA
- a CDS encoding outer membrane protein assembly factor BamB family protein, translated as MSHLKPFALLCLMTLFTVSSQAEALEPAGRSGLQFPASDWPFWRGPNQDGIASAEQQPPTSWSETENVLWRAKVPGRGHSSPVVVGNRVFIASADPQREAQVVLSLDRATGKQIWETIVHQGGFETQGNKMNKKATLASSTIASDGERLFINFLNGDAVWTSALDFEGKKLWQTRLTDYVVHQGYGSSPTLYKHLVISSADNKSGGAIVAMDRSSGEVVWRHKRPEMPNYPSPVIVKAAGREQLIMTGCELVTSLDPLTGETIWETPGATTECVTTTVTDGNVVLTSGGYPDNHIAAVAADGSGKVVWENTDREYVPSMLITKGHVFAILDAGIATCLNVSTGEQVWKQRLGETFSSSPVLVGDNIYVTSESGTTHIFKARVDEYQSVATNSLGTEVFASPAICGGQIFTRVSLTVDGKREEFVVCLMDRN; from the coding sequence ATGAGCCATTTGAAGCCCTTCGCCCTCCTTTGCTTGATGACTCTTTTCACGGTCTCTTCGCAAGCCGAAGCCCTTGAACCCGCCGGACGCAGCGGATTGCAGTTCCCTGCCAGCGATTGGCCTTTCTGGCGCGGCCCAAATCAAGATGGCATCGCATCGGCGGAGCAACAGCCCCCGACCTCGTGGAGCGAAACGGAGAATGTGCTTTGGCGTGCCAAGGTACCGGGTCGTGGTCACAGTTCACCGGTTGTGGTTGGCAACCGTGTCTTCATCGCGTCGGCCGATCCTCAGCGCGAGGCCCAAGTGGTGTTGTCGCTGGATCGCGCAACGGGAAAACAGATCTGGGAAACGATCGTCCACCAGGGCGGTTTCGAGACTCAAGGGAACAAGATGAACAAAAAGGCGACTCTGGCGTCGTCGACGATCGCTTCGGATGGGGAGCGGTTGTTCATCAATTTCCTAAACGGTGACGCGGTCTGGACCTCGGCGCTCGATTTCGAAGGCAAAAAACTATGGCAGACTCGGTTGACCGATTACGTCGTGCATCAGGGGTACGGCTCATCGCCAACGCTCTACAAACACCTGGTGATTTCATCGGCTGACAACAAATCGGGGGGCGCGATCGTGGCAATGGACCGGTCCAGCGGCGAGGTGGTTTGGCGACACAAACGCCCCGAAATGCCCAATTATCCGTCGCCGGTCATCGTGAAAGCGGCGGGCCGCGAACAGTTGATCATGACCGGTTGTGAACTGGTCACCAGCCTCGACCCGCTGACGGGGGAGACGATCTGGGAAACCCCAGGGGCGACGACCGAATGCGTCACGACGACGGTAACCGATGGAAACGTCGTTCTGACTAGCGGTGGATACCCCGACAACCACATCGCCGCCGTCGCGGCCGACGGTTCGGGCAAGGTGGTCTGGGAAAACACCGACCGTGAATACGTTCCGTCGATGCTGATCACCAAGGGGCATGTATTTGCCATTCTGGACGCCGGCATCGCGACCTGTTTGAACGTTTCCACGGGGGAACAGGTCTGGAAACAGCGGTTAGGAGAGACGTTCAGCAGTTCTCCGGTCTTGGTCGGCGACAACATTTATGTGACCAGCGAATCTGGAACCACCCATATTTTCAAGGCTCGCGTGGACGAATATCAAAGCGTGGCGACCAATTCGCTGGGCACCGAGGTATTTGCCTCTCCGGCGATTTGCGGAGGGCAGATATTTACCCGGGTCTCGTTGACGGTCGATGGGAAACGGGAAGAATTTGTAGTCTGCTTGATGGACCGCAACTGA
- a CDS encoding DUF5690 family protein has product MDTHGPAKPSQSPPLVSWSLMLWGSVAAFGTYFCMYAFRKPFTVIDYHDLTAWGWGYKTVAVAAQVFGYTLSKFVGIKILSELPANRRAASIIGLVVLAEIALIGFGWVPAPYNLFCLFLNGLPLGMVFGLVLGFLEGRRQTEAMAAILCTSFILSDGVTKSVGKSLLSMGVPGFWMPALAGGLFLLPLLMFVWMLRKIPPVCQADIAARSERTPLTTQQRRAFFKRYAWGLTPLLVMYLLVTILRSVRSDFAPQIWESLGVNTTPELFSYSELWVGLGVTLANGAAMLISDNYRSFKLALATCSVGFGILLLSTYGQQVGLLSPFVFMVLLGIGLYLPYVATHTTIFERLIAMTRDRGNLVHLMYLADSIGYLGYVGVMLAKNAFSPRGDFLTFFRPTCYAAGLISLLCMLGCQVYFSMRASRQRLTAPPLALELPTS; this is encoded by the coding sequence ATGGACACGCACGGCCCCGCAAAACCATCGCAGTCGCCGCCCCTGGTCTCGTGGTCGCTCATGCTTTGGGGAAGCGTGGCTGCCTTCGGCACCTACTTCTGCATGTATGCCTTTCGCAAACCGTTCACGGTGATCGACTACCACGATCTCACCGCATGGGGCTGGGGATACAAGACGGTCGCCGTGGCGGCGCAAGTCTTTGGTTATACGTTATCAAAATTCGTGGGTATCAAGATCCTTTCAGAACTGCCGGCAAACCGTCGCGCGGCCAGTATCATCGGGCTGGTTGTTCTGGCCGAGATCGCACTGATCGGTTTCGGTTGGGTGCCCGCTCCTTACAATTTGTTCTGCCTGTTCCTGAATGGTTTGCCGTTGGGTATGGTCTTCGGATTGGTGCTTGGATTCCTCGAAGGACGCCGACAAACTGAAGCGATGGCGGCCATCCTTTGCACCAGCTTTATCCTCTCTGATGGCGTGACCAAATCGGTCGGTAAGAGCCTGCTGAGCATGGGCGTTCCAGGGTTCTGGATGCCTGCCCTCGCCGGCGGGTTGTTCCTGCTTCCATTGCTGATGTTTGTCTGGATGCTTCGAAAAATTCCCCCCGTTTGCCAGGCCGATATCGCCGCCCGCAGCGAACGGACGCCGCTGACCACGCAACAACGGCGCGCTTTTTTTAAACGTTACGCCTGGGGTTTGACACCTCTGTTGGTGATGTACCTGTTGGTCACGATCCTGCGGAGCGTGCGATCTGATTTTGCGCCTCAGATCTGGGAGAGTCTTGGCGTCAATACGACGCCGGAGTTGTTCAGTTATTCGGAGCTGTGGGTCGGTCTGGGCGTCACGCTTGCCAACGGTGCCGCGATGCTTATCTCCGACAATTACCGCAGCTTTAAGCTGGCATTAGCCACCTGCTCGGTCGGCTTTGGCATCTTGCTATTATCGACCTATGGCCAGCAGGTCGGGCTACTCTCGCCGTTCGTCTTCATGGTTCTGCTTGGCATCGGCCTTTACCTACCGTACGTCGCCACGCATACCACGATTTTCGAGCGACTGATCGCGATGACGCGCGACCGAGGCAATTTGGTTCACCTGATGTACTTGGCTGATTCGATCGGCTATCTCGGCTACGTCGGAGTGATGTTAGCGAAAAACGCATTCTCACCGCGCGGCGATTTTTTGACCTTCTTCCGGCCCACATGTTATGCCGCGGGGCTGATCTCGCTGCTCTGCATGCTCGGCTGCCAAGTGTACTTTTCGATGCGGGCGAGCCGCCAGAGGCTCACCGCACCGCCGCTTGCTCTGGAACTGCCGACGTCCTAG
- a CDS encoding TolB family protein translates to MVDAALFNTPGTGGRDLYLRSLEKLTVVQITDSAEYEVTRALSPDGYRIVYAAGVPGDRADHILKIGVDGKSHIQLTDMDASDTTPRFSPDGSQIIFARDKTSIRSGLAASWENGGVICVINP, encoded by the coding sequence TTGGTTGACGCAGCCTTGTTCAACACGCCCGGCACAGGTGGCCGTGACCTCTACCTTCGAAGCCTTGAGAAGCTTACGGTTGTTCAAATCACAGATTCTGCTGAATATGAGGTTACTCGGGCACTTTCTCCCGACGGATACCGCATCGTTTACGCTGCGGGGGTGCCGGGTGACCGGGCGGATCACATACTCAAAATCGGCGTTGACGGAAAATCACATATTCAACTTACGGACATGGACGCTAGCGACACTACGCCCCGATTTTCTCCGGACGGATCTCAAATCATTTTCGCTCGCGACAAGACATCTATCCGGAGCGGCTTGGCCGCCAGTTGGGAGAATGGCGGCGTCATTTGTGTGATCAATCCTTGA
- a CDS encoding helix-turn-helix domain-containing protein translates to MRGAKQQTIDFTRGDQLGLLKSLPIKSADVGDGKAAARVSSRMALSVLRAIDDYCGKSGRCWASAATIGADINCSERSVRRAIRLLESEQLIVIEHRHGRSPIMVINWGEISLRVSKANATATPDIFPSGNPGHFFANPGQSDTNPGQSDRNPGQYVRRTVSNRKRTALPPPPQNTSGSEGSDFDLPPPIEETATWHHVAQRLALSGIREWRRALADLQAAVDVKHATRLLDVYTDRVGAYGPFALYRRCRNASAVLPPEDGWPDPKPESAYARDHVAAERILAAVHRDAANRESLGYDKPSPKAIAAVAADRMAAAGLGCDLLPERYRQLLERNSRTDKERQMCS, encoded by the coding sequence GTGCGAGGCGCAAAGCAACAAACGATCGATTTCACGCGCGGCGACCAGCTGGGATTGCTGAAGTCTCTGCCGATCAAGTCCGCCGACGTCGGCGATGGCAAAGCGGCGGCGCGTGTCAGCTCACGCATGGCGCTAAGCGTGCTGCGCGCGATTGATGACTACTGCGGCAAGAGTGGTCGCTGTTGGGCTTCGGCCGCGACGATCGGTGCCGACATCAATTGCAGCGAACGGAGTGTACGCCGTGCCATTCGGCTGCTTGAGTCAGAACAGTTGATCGTGATTGAGCACAGGCACGGTCGAAGCCCCATCATGGTGATCAATTGGGGCGAAATCTCTCTGCGTGTATCGAAAGCAAACGCCACCGCAACCCCGGACATTTTCCCCTCCGGCAACCCCGGACATTTTTTTGCTAACCCCGGACAGTCTGACACGAACCCCGGACAGTCTGACCGGAACCCCGGACAATATGTCCGACGAACCGTAAGTAACCGAAAAAGAACCGCTCTCCCCCCTCCCCCCCAAAACACGAGCGGGAGTGAGGGGAGCGATTTTGATTTGCCTCCCCCGATCGAAGAGACCGCGACCTGGCACCACGTAGCCCAGCGCCTCGCGTTATCCGGCATCCGGGAATGGCGTCGAGCTTTAGCTGACCTGCAGGCAGCCGTCGACGTCAAGCACGCCACGCGATTGCTCGATGTGTACACCGACCGCGTCGGTGCCTATGGACCGTTTGCCCTGTACCGCCGCTGTCGCAACGCCTCCGCTGTGTTGCCGCCGGAGGATGGTTGGCCTGACCCGAAGCCGGAATCGGCTTACGCACGCGACCACGTCGCTGCAGAGCGGATCCTCGCAGCGGTACACCGCGACGCGGCAAATCGTGAATCGCTCGGATACGACAAGCCGAGCCCAAAGGCCATCGCGGCAGTGGCTGCGGATCGAATGGCCGCTGCTGGACTCGGTTGCGACCTGCTACCGGAGCGCTACCGGCAGTTGCTAGAACGCAATTCCCGAACCGACAAGGAACGCCAAATGTGCAGTTAA
- a CDS encoding ASCH domain-containing protein — protein sequence MVAYNFQSQFVDASESGTKSHTVRRIIKRRHAREGDRLQLYTGMRTKACRKILDPDPVCLKVQNIVLEVGDESIVAAEIDGTPVNDLAPFASSDGFESLETFHRFWRMFHGVGTFHGKLIAWGAECHE from the coding sequence ATGGTCGCCTACAACTTCCAAAGCCAGTTCGTCGATGCGAGCGAATCAGGTACCAAATCGCATACAGTACGCCGGATAATCAAACGGCGACATGCACGCGAAGGCGATCGATTGCAGCTCTACACCGGCATGCGAACGAAAGCATGCCGCAAGATCCTCGATCCGGATCCTGTCTGCTTGAAGGTGCAAAACATCGTGTTGGAGGTTGGCGACGAATCAATCGTTGCCGCTGAGATCGACGGCACGCCAGTCAACGATCTTGCCCCTTTCGCGAGCTCAGACGGGTTCGAATCGCTCGAAACATTCCATCGGTTCTGGCGGATGTTTCATGGCGTTGGCACCTTCCACGGCAAGCTGATTGCATGGGGGGCGGAATGCCACGAATAG